Proteins found in one Gemmatimonadota bacterium genomic segment:
- a CDS encoding phytanoyl-CoA dioxygenase family protein produces the protein MTLTSDQIRDYHADGFTIVKGLIPPGLLKNIAEHLDRAALGQLDSGIAVQVEPEVQRLDIRPDNPLNRIRKVSRVVRHDSFFRSVATCEPILSCMRDILGDNLRFFGDEAQLKPAFYGSAHAWHQDAPYFYSIPLPVATVWIAVDEATPENGCLQVVPGLHRQGILKRPNSDQPWFDEGEFDTTDAVPVVLNAGDALFFHLCLPHGSDSNTSSKRRRSLIYRYINVDRITTDMVPLVKRHGCLSNSPDSHPIFRMAIP, from the coding sequence ATGACTCTCACATCCGACCAAATTCGGGATTACCACGCAGACGGTTTTACCATCGTTAAGGGGCTTATTCCGCCGGGACTTCTCAAAAATATCGCCGAACACCTGGATCGCGCTGCGCTCGGGCAACTCGATTCCGGGATTGCTGTGCAGGTCGAACCCGAGGTCCAGCGCCTGGATATTCGCCCCGATAATCCCTTGAACCGCATTCGCAAAGTCAGTCGCGTTGTCCGGCACGATTCTTTCTTTCGGTCTGTGGCTACCTGTGAACCCATTCTGTCGTGTATGCGGGATATTCTGGGTGATAACCTGCGCTTTTTTGGCGATGAAGCCCAGCTCAAACCCGCTTTCTACGGGTCTGCCCATGCCTGGCATCAGGACGCGCCCTATTTTTATTCAATACCTCTCCCAGTTGCCACTGTCTGGATCGCTGTAGATGAGGCGACTCCGGAAAACGGCTGTCTTCAAGTTGTGCCGGGCTTGCACCGACAGGGTATCCTGAAACGCCCCAATTCGGACCAGCCCTGGTTTGACGAAGGAGAATTTGATACCACCGATGCCGTGCCCGTTGTTCTGAATGCCGGCGATGCCCTCTTTTTTCATCTGTGTCTGCCCCACGGCTCTGATTCCAATACGTCTTCTAAAAGGCGCCGTTCCCTGATCTATCGCTATATTAACGTGGATCGCATTACTACGGATATGGTCCCGCTTGTGAAGCGCCACGGGTGTCTTTCAAACTCGCCCGATAGTCATCCCATTTTCAGGATGGCGATTCCGTAA
- a CDS encoding Gfo/Idh/MocA family oxidoreductase has product MTTNTIRVGIIGTGSRGINCIGHQIAEQASDLDITITAFCNRTESRMHIALEDVNRIAAVAGNRTFSPTFYSDPTALIADDNVDLVVITTPTAAHREAAIPALRSGKKVYLDKPIAHTLEDAIAIQKEEHKTNNPMIMGFTRRYEQPWIELYNLLKSGVIGDLKMMLIRSVIPYTHYFMTWHRTRALSGGALNDKASHYTDVFNWFADGHCLQVNAFGGRNLFEVREDAPEFCAVCDDWTCPYRAELVETGTQDQARGAIDQTFAQETDPMRRKDNCVYKPGADIFDHASIHFQYDNGIVASIFYAIYGPQAEDEETFELVGTKGRMILTRLKGEIDLVTDYGERREEIIQCKAEAFETSHFGADRKLVQEIAKFARGGPSTVDGQYGMEATRMILSAMQSIDQGGETVRLTNGPI; this is encoded by the coding sequence GTGACAACAAACACCATTCGCGTGGGCATCATCGGAACCGGTAGCCGCGGCATCAACTGTATTGGCCATCAAATTGCCGAACAAGCCAGCGACCTGGACATCACAATCACTGCCTTTTGCAACCGCACAGAAAGCCGGATGCACATCGCCCTTGAAGATGTGAACAGGATCGCGGCGGTAGCGGGCAACAGAACTTTTTCACCCACATTCTACAGCGATCCAACAGCCCTGATTGCCGACGACAACGTAGATCTGGTTGTCATCACCACGCCCACGGCAGCCCATCGCGAAGCGGCAATACCCGCACTGCGCTCGGGCAAAAAGGTCTATCTGGACAAGCCCATCGCACATACGCTTGAAGATGCCATAGCCATTCAAAAAGAAGAACACAAAACAAATAATCCGATGATCATGGGCTTTACCAGGCGCTATGAACAGCCCTGGATCGAACTCTACAACCTGCTGAAAAGCGGCGTCATCGGCGACCTCAAAATGATGCTCATTCGCTCTGTAATCCCCTACACGCATTATTTTATGACCTGGCACCGCACGAGGGCCTTGAGCGGTGGTGCGCTCAACGACAAGGCATCGCACTACACAGACGTATTCAACTGGTTTGCGGACGGCCACTGTCTCCAGGTCAACGCCTTTGGGGGGCGCAACCTCTTTGAAGTGCGCGAAGACGCACCCGAATTTTGTGCTGTCTGCGACGACTGGACCTGTCCTTATCGAGCGGAGTTGGTCGAAACGGGAACACAGGATCAGGCCCGGGGCGCAATTGACCAGACCTTCGCCCAGGAAACCGATCCCATGCGCCGAAAAGACAACTGCGTATATAAACCCGGCGCAGACATCTTCGACCACGCATCCATCCACTTCCAGTACGACAACGGAATCGTCGCCTCCATCTTCTACGCCATTTACGGTCCCCAAGCCGAAGATGAGGAAACCTTTGAACTCGTTGGCACAAAAGGCCGAATGATCCTGACGCGTCTGAAAGGCGAAATCGACCTCGTAACGGACTACGGGGAACGCAGAGAAGAAATCATACAATGCAAAGCCGAAGCCTTTGAAACTTCTCACTTCGGTGCAGACCGTAAGCTGGTTCAGGAAATTGCCAAATTTGCCCGCGGCGGCCCATCCACTGTAGATGGACAATACGGCATGGAAGCCACGCGAATGATCTTATCCGCAATGCAATCCATCGACCAGGGCGGCGAAACTGTTCGCCTCACCAACGGACCAATATAA
- a CDS encoding dihydrodipicolinate synthase family protein yields MTTKSRKSPDEIKNLLEGPVTSIPTPFLSNGDIDWDGVGNIIEIGIGGGSGVILLTAGDSQYFCLSEDEIAQLTQFTIERTAGRALTIAATGAWPTRQAEAFAHRCVEWGADALMSVTTFHGSDPEGVATHNAAIGKIIPVMLVGYPSHRALDMLIDEPGICCFKEDGDTAYAVETLQKYGHHWKIMTGGTLWRHLLEWPFGCTTFMDWSTSFSPHIGSEFHQALCRNDIAEARRITVEIERPLWDLQPNFRGGWQTMWRAILELYGVSARYLRSPQLSATEKDMESLRASLDQIGLLPE; encoded by the coding sequence ATGACCACAAAATCGCGAAAATCTCCCGATGAAATCAAAAACCTCCTGGAAGGCCCTGTCACATCGATACCGACACCTTTTCTATCAAATGGAGACATCGACTGGGACGGCGTGGGCAATATCATCGAAATCGGCATTGGAGGCGGCAGCGGCGTCATCTTGCTGACAGCGGGCGACAGCCAGTACTTCTGCCTGAGCGAAGACGAAATCGCTCAACTCACACAATTTACCATCGAACGTACCGCTGGCCGCGCCCTCACCATCGCCGCGACCGGGGCATGGCCCACCCGGCAAGCAGAAGCGTTCGCCCACAGATGCGTCGAATGGGGCGCAGATGCGCTCATGTCCGTCACCACATTCCACGGCTCAGACCCAGAAGGCGTGGCCACCCACAATGCCGCAATCGGCAAAATCATCCCGGTGATGCTCGTCGGCTATCCCTCGCACCGCGCACTGGATATGCTCATAGACGAACCCGGCATCTGCTGCTTCAAAGAAGATGGCGACACGGCCTATGCCGTAGAAACCCTGCAAAAATACGGCCACCACTGGAAAATCATGACCGGAGGCACCCTGTGGCGTCACCTCCTCGAATGGCCCTTTGGCTGCACCACCTTCATGGACTGGTCCACCTCATTCTCCCCACACATCGGCTCGGAATTCCACCAGGCTCTCTGCCGCAACGACATAGCCGAAGCGCGGCGAATCACCGTCGAAATCGAACGCCCGCTCTGGGATCTACAACCCAATTTCCGGGGCGGATGGCAAACCATGTGGCGCGCCATCCTTGAACTCTACGGCGTCTCCGCCCGATATCTCAGATCCCCCCAACTCTCTGCCACGGAAAAAGACATGGAATCTCTCCGTGCGTCTCTGGATCAGATCGGCCTGCTTCCGGAATAA
- a CDS encoding phytanoyl-CoA dioxygenase family protein — protein sequence MISEMRQHFEEHGWVRLEGVLDRKKINAYKSTLDRIASGIWSLTGNDLTTTRIDTLILRDDSFIEFIKIPCILEAYTEIGGIAATLKNSWAFIRRPADFRHNAEEVHRYKQDMSYKKGWHRGSAPKWGMYEDECHQGMHHFPYLNFFVFLTDVGSGDGGTLAMDKSHKVHGDYAEVSKFCEPIEATCRAGDAFLFTESLMHSAPHILTENTRYSMTYTFIPPFYCNMRHYEVPEWFLQNIRNADLRGVLGEWRGKLDQCYRGPYTYNFE from the coding sequence ATGATATCAGAAATGCGTCAGCATTTTGAAGAACACGGTTGGGTGCGGCTGGAGGGTGTATTGGACCGAAAAAAAATAAATGCTTATAAGTCCACGTTAGATCGCATCGCGTCTGGTATTTGGTCGCTGACGGGCAATGACCTGACGACCACTCGAATAGATACCCTCATTCTTCGGGACGACTCTTTTATCGAGTTCATCAAAATTCCCTGCATCCTGGAAGCGTACACTGAGATCGGCGGTATTGCAGCCACACTCAAGAATTCCTGGGCTTTTATCAGGCGACCTGCTGATTTTCGTCATAACGCTGAAGAGGTTCACAGATACAAGCAAGACATGAGCTATAAGAAAGGCTGGCATCGCGGCAGTGCGCCAAAGTGGGGGATGTACGAAGACGAGTGTCATCAGGGAATGCACCATTTCCCTTATCTGAATTTCTTTGTGTTCCTGACGGATGTGGGATCTGGTGATGGTGGGACCTTGGCTATGGATAAGTCGCACAAGGTTCACGGTGACTACGCGGAAGTGAGTAAGTTCTGTGAGCCTATTGAGGCCACTTGTAGAGCGGGAGACGCCTTCTTGTTTACGGAATCGCTGATGCATTCGGCACCCCATATCCTGACCGAGAATACGCGGTATTCGATGACTTATACATTTATTCCGCCCTTCTACTGCAATATGCGGCATTACGAGGTTCCCGAATGGTTTCTCCAGAATATACGGAATGCTGATCTGCGGGGCGTTTTAGGCGAGTGGCGCGGTAAGCTCGACCAATGCTATCGGGGGCCGTACACGTACAATTTCGAGTAA
- a CDS encoding dehydrogenase, protein MERKVRLGITRDFFDPDGNLAIPGPGLELFNEMPEVEYRIFDRFLPEVGAEQIRGCDMVISWTAHWTERSLAENDQLIAVLYTGVGYDHLDVRALTQAGVMLCFAPDAVRRPMACTIITFILALAMRLINKDRMTRQGRWSERDAYHGEGLTGKTLGSIGVGNIGHEMFLLARPFGMRHLACDPYVEQDAVSDIGADLVDMDTILAESDFLSISVPFSEETHHLIGKEELRKMKSTAYLINTSRGSVVDEAALIQALQQGWIRGAGLDVFEQEPVDPDNPILKMDNVVVSPHSLGHTDEYFEGAWRDKFRQAAQILRGEIPEAVVNRDVLETPRFQTKFRKFQTP, encoded by the coding sequence ATGGAGAGGAAAGTCAGACTCGGAATTACCAGAGATTTCTTTGATCCGGACGGAAATCTGGCCATTCCCGGCCCGGGGCTGGAACTGTTCAATGAGATGCCCGAAGTCGAGTACCGGATATTCGATCGGTTTCTGCCGGAAGTCGGCGCCGAACAGATACGTGGATGCGATATGGTCATCTCCTGGACCGCTCACTGGACAGAGCGATCACTTGCGGAAAACGACCAACTGATCGCAGTCCTCTACACCGGCGTGGGATACGACCACCTCGATGTTCGGGCTCTCACCCAGGCGGGTGTCATGCTCTGCTTTGCTCCCGACGCGGTTCGCCGACCAATGGCCTGTACTATCATCACCTTCATTCTGGCGCTCGCGATGCGACTCATTAACAAAGACAGAATGACCCGCCAGGGACGCTGGTCGGAACGGGATGCGTATCACGGTGAAGGTCTGACCGGCAAGACCCTCGGTTCCATCGGCGTCGGCAACATTGGCCATGAGATGTTTTTACTGGCCAGGCCGTTCGGGATGAGACACCTGGCCTGTGATCCCTACGTAGAACAGGACGCCGTGTCCGATATCGGCGCAGATCTGGTAGATATGGATACGATTCTGGCCGAGTCCGACTTCCTGAGCATCAGCGTGCCATTTAGCGAAGAGACACACCATCTGATTGGGAAAGAAGAATTGCGCAAAATGAAATCCACGGCCTACCTGATCAACACCTCGCGCGGATCCGTAGTTGACGAAGCCGCGCTTATTCAGGCGCTACAGCAGGGATGGATTCGAGGGGCCGGATTAGATGTGTTCGAACAGGAGCCTGTCGATCCCGACAATCCGATCCTCAAAATGGACAATGTCGTTGTATCTCCGCACTCCCTGGGGCATACCGATGAATACTTTGAAGGCGCCTGGCGCGATAAATTCCGCCAGGCCGCGCAGATTCTTCGGGGTGAGATTCCCGAGGCTGTGGTGAACCGTGATGTGCTTGAAACACCGAGGTTTCAGACAAAGTTCCGCAAATTTCAAACACCGTAG
- a CDS encoding phytanoyl-CoA dioxygenase family protein, with amino-acid sequence MDREAMSNEENYSFDVAGYLHIPGVLNRGEVKALNGALDKGGQSEGMLRWDSPLRDLFRDLMIHPQLVWYLNQIVGYGFRLDREPELLCDETYDVEAPLVGGNEPRNPARAYYFQNGRRYCQAVRAIWALEDVEEGDGGFVMVPCTHKVNVETPEDVATGVDDMGLTFQPKLKAGDLFLVAGTVLQGVRPSKGSRRLLSYEYVGRAAIQSAGTGPMVAEDPSPEWQAEISPEQRASLYKPDYAYSTPPPVIVTDGETVKIDESREVFHPSIYSRDPNSNIDEKEFYFWELNGYLILKGVMDEEWLEKANEAVDKFEDQIVVQEELSRGSKSLAGTGRPVLGGLLDLPEPYCEPFRKMVAHPPVQHRLTWMGGSGARMSGPSAFCSVQGTSGHALHDAGEPMYPPMGYQFQNGRSYSEAVTITWQLRDVPPGLGGFACVPGSHKGKYPTPPGVRSCDDDMGLVKQLVMEAGDVLFFADGSTTHGTTAWKNPIPRRGILIKYSSRSFHRSGGEIVHPWNRWGDDMVEGMTDAHLTVMRGTDRDAREHNVPRLEVKDGEVEVSYERGQALYSGEAPVTPVVEQMRNRAGR; translated from the coding sequence ATGGACCGGGAAGCGATGAGCAACGAGGAGAATTACAGCTTTGATGTGGCAGGCTATTTGCACATCCCGGGCGTGTTGAACCGAGGTGAGGTGAAGGCGCTGAATGGGGCGCTGGACAAAGGGGGGCAGAGTGAAGGGATGCTGAGATGGGATTCCCCACTTCGAGATCTGTTTCGGGATTTGATGATTCATCCACAATTGGTGTGGTATTTGAATCAGATCGTGGGCTATGGGTTCCGGCTGGACCGGGAGCCAGAGTTGTTGTGCGATGAGACCTATGATGTAGAGGCACCTCTGGTGGGGGGTAATGAGCCGAGAAATCCTGCCAGGGCGTACTATTTTCAGAATGGTCGCCGGTATTGCCAGGCGGTGCGGGCGATCTGGGCGCTTGAGGATGTGGAAGAGGGCGATGGTGGTTTTGTGATGGTGCCGTGTACCCACAAGGTGAATGTGGAGACGCCAGAGGACGTGGCTACGGGTGTGGACGATATGGGTCTGACATTCCAGCCGAAGTTGAAGGCCGGGGATCTGTTTCTGGTGGCGGGGACGGTGTTGCAGGGGGTGCGCCCGAGCAAAGGGTCTCGGAGATTGTTGAGCTACGAGTATGTGGGGCGGGCGGCGATTCAGTCTGCCGGGACGGGTCCAATGGTTGCGGAGGATCCCTCTCCTGAATGGCAGGCAGAGATCAGCCCCGAACAGCGCGCGTCGCTTTACAAACCGGATTATGCGTATTCGACGCCTCCGCCGGTGATTGTGACGGATGGCGAGACAGTAAAAATAGATGAATCGCGAGAGGTGTTTCACCCTTCAATTTACAGTCGGGATCCCAATTCCAATATCGATGAAAAAGAGTTCTATTTTTGGGAGTTGAACGGGTATTTGATTCTCAAAGGGGTGATGGACGAGGAATGGTTGGAGAAGGCAAACGAGGCGGTTGACAAGTTTGAGGATCAGATTGTGGTGCAGGAAGAATTGTCGCGGGGATCGAAGAGTCTGGCGGGCACGGGGCGTCCGGTGCTGGGTGGTTTGCTGGATCTTCCCGAGCCGTATTGCGAGCCGTTTCGGAAGATGGTGGCGCACCCGCCCGTGCAACACAGATTGACGTGGATGGGCGGAAGTGGTGCGCGAATGAGTGGGCCGTCGGCGTTTTGTTCGGTTCAGGGGACGTCTGGCCATGCGCTGCACGATGCCGGGGAGCCGATGTATCCGCCGATGGGCTATCAGTTTCAGAACGGGCGGAGCTATTCGGAGGCGGTGACGATTACATGGCAGTTGCGGGATGTTCCGCCCGGTCTTGGCGGGTTTGCCTGTGTTCCGGGTTCTCACAAGGGGAAATACCCGACGCCGCCGGGCGTGCGGTCCTGCGACGATGACATGGGGCTGGTGAAGCAGTTGGTGATGGAGGCGGGAGATGTGCTGTTTTTTGCCGATGGCTCGACGACGCATGGCACCACGGCGTGGAAGAATCCCATCCCGCGGCGAGGGATTTTAATCAAATACTCGTCGCGGAGTTTTCACCGCAGCGGCGGGGAGATCGTGCATCCGTGGAACCGCTGGGGCGACGATATGGTGGAGGGCATGACGGACGCACATTTGACCGTGATGCGCGGCACGGATAGGGATGCGCGCGAGCACAACGTGCCCCGGCTTGAAGTGAAGGACGGCGAGGTGGAGGTGTCCTACGAGCGGGGGCAGGCACTTTATAGCGGCGAAGCGCCAGTGACGCCAGTGGTTGAACAGATGCGAAATAGAGCAGGCCGTTAG
- a CDS encoding phytanoyl-CoA dioxygenase family protein — protein MTPILMTEEQKFFFDLRGWILLPSILSAAEIEEMKAEVYAGARRSYEGALQNLLDHPAIVGILNEILSEDPFVKDDCYGFRCEGSFTTVRPPGWDKSERRDNGMPHVVRPPQRANAMRYQVAGNKIFAGLTRVVWELEEVVAGQGGTSFLSGSHKAHFSYGGPDPFRPNIGGSPYESSMRDTMEDYSCPAGSVVIFTESLIHAANDWINPNNPRCAVFNCYNSIWAQWHRLNLDHETIEAMPPKRRTLFRGTWAIGGGPNGNREYSLDNRTV, from the coding sequence ATGACACCTATACTCATGACCGAAGAGCAAAAATTCTTCTTCGACCTTCGCGGCTGGATCCTGCTACCATCTATATTATCCGCAGCCGAAATAGAAGAGATGAAAGCCGAAGTATATGCCGGTGCCAGGCGGAGTTATGAGGGCGCGCTTCAGAACCTGCTGGATCACCCGGCAATCGTCGGCATTCTAAACGAAATCCTATCCGAAGACCCCTTTGTGAAAGATGACTGCTACGGTTTCCGCTGCGAAGGCTCCTTCACCACCGTGCGACCTCCTGGATGGGACAAATCGGAACGGAGAGACAACGGCATGCCCCACGTCGTGCGTCCCCCCCAGCGGGCCAACGCCATGCGCTATCAGGTCGCGGGAAATAAAATTTTTGCCGGGCTGACCCGGGTCGTGTGGGAACTCGAGGAAGTGGTGGCAGGACAGGGCGGCACCTCTTTTCTCAGCGGATCACACAAAGCGCACTTCAGTTACGGCGGTCCGGATCCGTTTCGACCAAATATCGGCGGCTCTCCCTATGAATCCAGTATGAGAGACACAATGGAAGATTATAGCTGCCCCGCAGGCTCGGTAGTCATATTCACGGAAAGCCTGATCCACGCGGCCAACGACTGGATCAACCCGAATAACCCGAGATGTGCTGTCTTCAACTGCTACAACTCCATCTGGGCACAGTGGCACCGCCTCAACCTCGACCACGAAACAATCGAAGCCATGCCCCCCAAGCGGCGGACCCTCTTCCGCGGCACCTGGGCAATTGGCGGTGGGCCAAATGGAAACCGCGAGTACTCGCTGGATAACAGAACCGTCTAA
- a CDS encoding DUF3604 domain-containing protein: MERLQIRLSEHRRGHVDKDPALTVDGSGRFWVAWHAYRLKEDRILVRSFKGQRRGPVLSVSEEAGINFQPRIACGGDAVWVVWCAVREGRWCVLARSADEMGEVVRLAEADASLAFPNVTSDGEGRIWVVWTALVGKRRRIFGRCLDGDRWAEVVDLSQGGEDHHRPVLCGHAGGVWVAYQTLRNGACDLFLRNWTPDGVGRPEKFSLTDDWELFPRLCPDGSGGVWATWAVTRDVIHPKGFVDHKVEAMASHFDGRSWTPYRGPDRTMPEGYVAHLYDGLLGREHYMGFVGWRRRPQIVRETDGDVWVLYERKEDELVNRHGPDALFYARPLTGRNQGQSCEVDGEVHAYTVNGDLPVVDGRLPFAAQISEGRYYADICAGSLPLDQAQPVQERPASDWQSWRPIRLPEPPVFDQRPEIEVEGKTYKLYWGDLHCHGNLSGDAEGEIDENYAYGRYRARLDFMAVTDNDVLYDNILTPSELELILAEADHFNDPGRFVAVPAYERTYRKESESGPNHRIMLFPGGEVPLYHFTESDVDTLEKWVAAMERTRAFTFPHHPTWWVIPSSRLGGVELCSCWDIYIQMRDTIPEALRQGYRLAFMGNSDSHRIVPGMGGALTGVWAEALTREALFEALWARRCFATNGARVMLDVRVNGMPMGSEVEVAGQVHLICSVQASRMVQEVALFRDGEQVLAQWVGKKQAVLRFEDEPDSGEHFYYVEVRLKPLRRVPMGGRCGNLQVAQGDFAWSSPIWVKR, encoded by the coding sequence ATGGAGCGTTTGCAAATTCGATTGTCAGAGCATCGCCGCGGGCATGTGGATAAAGACCCGGCGCTGACTGTAGATGGATCTGGTCGGTTCTGGGTTGCTTGGCACGCTTATAGGCTCAAGGAAGATCGGATTCTGGTGCGGTCTTTTAAGGGTCAGCGGCGAGGTCCCGTGCTATCGGTGAGCGAAGAGGCGGGGATCAATTTTCAGCCGCGGATTGCGTGCGGGGGCGATGCAGTGTGGGTGGTGTGGTGCGCTGTGCGGGAGGGGCGGTGGTGCGTGCTGGCCCGATCGGCAGATGAAATGGGCGAGGTGGTGAGATTGGCTGAGGCGGATGCGAGTCTGGCTTTTCCAAATGTGACTTCAGATGGTGAGGGCAGGATATGGGTGGTCTGGACAGCGCTGGTGGGTAAAAGGCGTCGGATATTTGGGAGGTGTCTGGATGGGGATCGCTGGGCTGAGGTCGTGGATCTGTCGCAGGGTGGGGAAGATCACCATCGGCCCGTGCTGTGTGGTCATGCCGGGGGTGTCTGGGTGGCTTACCAGACGCTCCGTAATGGAGCCTGTGATCTGTTTTTGAGAAACTGGACGCCGGATGGGGTGGGGCGACCGGAGAAGTTCTCGCTTACAGATGACTGGGAGTTATTTCCGAGGTTGTGTCCCGATGGTTCGGGCGGGGTCTGGGCGACGTGGGCGGTCACGCGCGATGTGATCCATCCCAAAGGATTTGTGGATCACAAAGTGGAGGCGATGGCTTCGCATTTTGACGGTCGGTCCTGGACGCCTTACAGGGGACCGGATCGCACTATGCCCGAAGGGTATGTGGCGCATCTCTACGATGGATTGCTGGGGCGCGAGCATTATATGGGGTTTGTGGGATGGCGGCGACGGCCGCAGATTGTGCGGGAAACAGATGGGGATGTTTGGGTTCTTTATGAGCGCAAAGAGGACGAGTTGGTCAACCGGCACGGTCCGGATGCGCTGTTTTACGCTCGGCCCCTGACCGGGAGAAATCAGGGGCAATCCTGCGAGGTAGATGGTGAGGTACATGCCTATACGGTGAATGGAGATTTACCTGTGGTGGATGGGAGATTGCCATTTGCCGCTCAGATTTCCGAGGGGCGATATTATGCAGATATCTGTGCCGGAAGTTTGCCGCTGGATCAGGCGCAGCCGGTGCAAGAACGCCCTGCCTCAGACTGGCAATCATGGCGACCGATCCGACTGCCTGAACCGCCTGTGTTTGACCAGCGGCCCGAAATAGAGGTGGAGGGAAAGACCTATAAGCTTTACTGGGGGGACCTCCACTGTCACGGCAATCTGTCGGGTGATGCGGAGGGTGAGATCGACGAAAATTACGCGTATGGGCGCTACAGGGCACGGCTGGATTTTATGGCGGTGACGGATAATGATGTGCTTTACGATAATATTCTCACGCCATCTGAGCTTGAACTGATTTTGGCGGAGGCCGACCACTTTAACGATCCCGGACGATTTGTGGCTGTCCCCGCCTATGAGCGCACCTATCGCAAAGAATCGGAGAGCGGACCGAACCATCGGATTATGCTTTTTCCGGGCGGAGAAGTGCCGCTGTATCATTTTACTGAGTCCGATGTGGATACACTGGAGAAGTGGGTGGCAGCGATGGAGAGGACACGGGCTTTTACATTTCCGCACCATCCCACCTGGTGGGTGATTCCGAGCAGTCGGCTCGGGGGGGTGGAACTGTGTTCGTGTTGGGATATTTACATTCAGATGCGAGATACGATTCCAGAGGCACTGCGGCAGGGCTATCGCCTGGCGTTTATGGGGAATAGCGATTCCCATCGGATTGTGCCCGGGATGGGGGGTGCTCTGACGGGGGTGTGGGCAGAGGCGTTGACCCGAGAGGCGCTATTTGAAGCTCTGTGGGCACGGCGGTGTTTTGCCACCAACGGTGCTCGTGTTATGCTGGATGTGCGGGTGAACGGAATGCCCATGGGATCGGAGGTGGAGGTCGCAGGGCAGGTGCACTTAATCTGTAGCGTGCAGGCTTCCCGAATGGTGCAGGAGGTCGCGCTGTTCAGGGATGGAGAGCAGGTGCTGGCGCAATGGGTCGGAAAGAAACAAGCTGTTTTGAGGTTTGAGGACGAGCCAGACTCTGGAGAACACTTTTATTATGTAGAGGTTCGACTAAAGCCACTTCGCAGGGTGCCGATGGGCGGCCGCTGTGGAAATTTGCAGGTGGCACAGGGCGATTTCGCATGGTCGAGTCCAATCTGGGTTAAAAGGTAG